The following DNA comes from Brassica oleracea var. oleracea cultivar TO1000 chromosome C5, BOL, whole genome shotgun sequence.
ACAACACGTCGTATGATGATGACTTGGGGATCTTTTGGGACGACTACAAACTAATTTGAAGGTTATTATTAATTCTGAATCTGTTAGAGTGGCAATTGTTTAGTGATTTTATTCAGGTAATTAATTTGTCTATATATTGTAAGTTTATTAGGTTTTCCTAGGCAATTAACTTTTAGGTAAATGATGTTTTTACTTAGTTTGTAGTTTGGGTGAAAAAGACTTTGTAACTTTTTTAGGCTATAATAAGAACAACTTTTTTAATGATTAAGTTGTATAATGTACATATAATTCTTCGTATGATTTATTTCTTTGTGATTTTTTTTTTCATTATTTATATAAAGAATTGATTGTGAAGTGCACAATCTAAAGATTTTGGAGAATGAAGATGAAAACTCCCAGTAAATTTATCATCTCGAGAGGTATTCAATATATATGTAGGTTTGTCATTATTTGAGTGAATGAGAGAATATTAAGAAATTCTTATTCCCTTTTATTCAGAAAATAAGTAGAACATACGGACTTGTTTTTTTTGGAATAAAAATATATAGAATCTGAATAAACTGATGAGTGGAAGAACACAGCTCACAAGCATGAGTCGTACCCTGAATTTGGGAATCATATTAGCTGTTTCTACGTGGCTAATAGTTAGTTTACTAGGATCTTAATTTTTAACTAAAAAAACTAAGAACCGGTTTTTAAATAAAGATTTTAAAGACTGGTTCTTAGCTTTTTTTAATTAAAAGTTAAGAAACAGTTTCTTAACTTACGTTAAGAACTCCACTCTAAGAAGCCCGGGTTAATCATGGTCTTACTAATTAATGATGGGGTTCTTACAAAAGACAAACTCCAGTACTCTCAAATTTTTAGTAACTACACTCAAGAGTTTGCAGAAGATGTTAAATTTCCGTGATAATTTCTTTTGAGGATTTAAACTATTGTATTTTATAAGCCATTATAGATTCAATAGAGATAAACGTTTCCATGTTAATCCTCAAAAGAATTGTAACGTCCGTTTCCGAGCATACGGAGGACTTGAGCGTATTTTTGACCATTGAAGATGAGTTGAATGATTGAATCAAGCACTGTAACTGTAATTTTTTTGAAAAAGTATCCGACCCTTGCAATAGACCCATGAATTAGAGTATGAGTTTGGGTTCTAAAGGAAAAAGGTTTTTGCGTTGATTGGTTTAGAATTTTCAATCGAGCTTGACTAACAAGGAAATTGGGCCAATAGCATATTAGCATAAGAGCCCAAAATTGGCCCATGTAAACCTGGAAGAAGACGAGAGCTTTTGCGTTTAAATCCATGCACGTACGTCTTTTAAACTTTTTGAATGTTGATCATCAAAAACACAAGGTTTGAAATGATTCGGATGCATGAATTTCAAATCTGAGCAAAGTAAAATTATTATTAATTCATAAATGATAAATCTCTCTGCGTAAATATCAAATAATCAAAAATGTCAAAAACTTAAAAAATATAGCGGCCAAAATAATTTCTCTCAAGACTAGAATTTTGACCCCACAAATTTTTAAACCATCAAAAATTAAACCCGTGAGAAACAAGTTGTCTACTCCACGAGCATGATCTTGAGAAGAGAGGAACCATCGATGTACTGCACCAAGACAATCGAATCTCCACCCTTACAGATCTCCTTCTCCTTTGCAAACTCGATCGCAAACTTAGTCGCCTCCTCCGTCGAGCCACTGTTCGCCACCACCGGAACGATTCCACGGTAAATCAAGCCACGTTTCGCCACCGAACACCTCGACTCTCCATCATCCAAGATAGCCACCGAGAGAATCGGAACGATAGGCCTGTATTTCGCCACAAGCGCCGTTGTGTACCCCCCCTTGGTGAGAACCACAATCGCCTTGGCGCTCTGCTTCATCGCCTTGGAGACAGCAGAAGCGGCCAAGTCCTCAACCGTGGACAAAGGCAACGGAACAGCTTCTTGAATCTTCTTATGCACGGCGTCGTAGTCGAGAGTATCCTCCGCCACCTTACAGATTCTCGCCATGATTTTCACGGCGGCTTCGGGGTGGGCTCCGGCGGCGGTCTCTCCGCTGAGCATGACGCAGTCCGTGCCATCGAGGACAGCGTTGGCCACGTCCGTAGCTTCGGCTCTTGTCGGAAGAGGAGACTTGGTCATGGACTCAAGCATCTGCGTAGCTGTCACGACAGGTTTCCCGACAGCATTGGCTCTCTCAATCATCATCTTCTGTGCTTGAAATATCCTCTCGATAGGAATCTCCATCCCTAGGTCGCCTCTAGCCACCATGAATGCATCAGAGTTTTTAAGAATCTCGTCGAAGTTCCTCACTCCTTCTTGATTCTCAACCTGTTAAGAGATTAATTATCATTATCACGTAAGTATATTACAAATTTACAACTAATAGAAACATATGTTTCTTTTTACCAAATAAAAATAAAAATAGTGTTCAAATAAATAAACAAAAAACATATGTGTTCTGAATTTTTTTTTTCACTCACCTTTGACATAAGCATGATTCGCTTTGCGTGCTCCCCAAGTAACTTCCTCACTTGGTCTAGGTCAGATCCTTTACGAACAAAGGAAAGAGCAATGATATCGATCTTGTTTGGAACTCCCCACTTTAGAATATCTTCTTGATCTTTCTCCGTAAGCGTTGGGAGATCAACTACAACTCCTGGGAGGTTAACGTTCTTTTTCTCTCCTAGGGTTGCTGAGTTCCCGCATCGGCAACGAACTAGACCGTTAACCTTGTCACACGACAAGACGGTCAGAGAGATTGTGCCGTCTGAACAGAGAATCACGTCCTCTGGATTGAGATCCTCGGCAAGTTTCTTGTAGCTCATTGAGATTGTGTTTGAATCTCCTAGCAAAGTGTAATCAGTTGAGATTGTTATCTCATGACCTTGAGTTAGCTGAACCGGTTTGCCTTCTTTGAGAAATCCGGTTCTAATCTCAGGACCCTAAAGAAAAAAAATTAAACCGAGTTATATTAAAATCCATAAATCGAATATTACTATTAGGTCACATATAGAAACGTTTAGGGGATTAGGTTACCTTTGTGTCAAGCATGACGGCACACATGATACCAGTGTTCTTCATTGCGATTCTGAGGTTATCGAGAGTTCCTTGGTGGTACTCGTGAGTACCGTGTGAGAAGTTGAAACGGGCTACGTTCATACCAGCTTTGAGAAGCTTCTCGATCATCTCAACAGACCTGGACACTGGCCCAAGAGTACACACGATCTTGGTCTTCTTGAGTGTTCCATTAGTTCTTCCGTCAAGTATCTTCTCCATTGTCAAGAAAACTTGCAAGGGAACACAAAATTTAAGAGTTTTAAGAATGTGAGATTGAGAACTTGTGAAAGAT
Coding sequences within:
- the LOC106293827 gene encoding pyruvate kinase, cytosolic isozyme, which produces MEKILDGRTNGTLKKTKIVCTLGPVSRSVEMIEKLLKAGMNVARFNFSHGTHEYHQGTLDNLRIAMKNTGIMCAVMLDTKGPEIRTGFLKEGKPVQLTQGHEITISTDYTLLGDSNTISMSYKKLAEDLNPEDVILCSDGTISLTVLSCDKVNGLVRCRCGNSATLGEKKNVNLPGVVVDLPTLTEKDQEDILKWGVPNKIDIIALSFVRKGSDLDQVRKLLGEHAKRIMLMSKVENQEGVRNFDEILKNSDAFMVARGDLGMEIPIERIFQAQKMMIERANAVGKPVVTATQMLESMTKSPLPTRAEATDVANAVLDGTDCVMLSGETAAGAHPEAAVKIMARICKVAEDTLDYDAVHKKIQEAVPLPLSTVEDLAASAVSKAMKQSAKAIVVLTKGGYTTALVAKYRPIVPILSVAILDDGESRCSVAKRGLIYRGIVPVVANSGSTEEATKFAIEFAKEKEICKGGDSIVLVQYIDGSSLLKIMLVE